The following are from one region of the Gryllotalpicola protaetiae genome:
- the chrA gene encoding chromate efflux transporter, whose translation MPTDAPAAPPARHPGTVAEVFLVFLRLGVTSFGGPVAHLGYFRDAFVLRRRWLSEKAYADLVALCQFLPGPASSQVGMAIGLQRAGFLGMLAAWCAFTLPSAALLTAFAFGVEAVGDIGDTGWLQGLKAAAVAVVAQAVLGMARTLAPDTKRATIAIGAMIAVLLIPSSLGQVIVIAAAAGAGLLWLTAPPTTIEDADAFTVRVPRGVAVACLTLFFALLAALPIAYAATHDAGIRLVDIFYRSGALVFGGGHVVLPLLQAGTVQTGLVSHTDFLAGYGAAQAVPGPLFTFAAFLGAVMQSGPTGVAGASIALLAIFLPPALLIVGALPFWDALRAAPRVRRALMGVNAGVVGILAAALYDPVFTSGVTSARALAVAVAAFLALQFWKSPPWAVVIAAGVIGFLVL comes from the coding sequence GTGCCGACCGACGCGCCCGCCGCGCCCCCAGCCCGCCATCCCGGCACCGTCGCCGAGGTGTTCCTCGTCTTCCTGCGCCTCGGCGTCACCTCGTTCGGCGGCCCGGTCGCGCATCTCGGATACTTCCGCGATGCGTTCGTGCTGCGCCGCCGCTGGCTGTCCGAGAAGGCGTATGCCGACCTCGTCGCCCTCTGCCAGTTCCTGCCGGGCCCCGCCAGCAGCCAGGTGGGCATGGCGATCGGGCTGCAGCGCGCGGGATTCCTGGGGATGCTCGCCGCCTGGTGCGCCTTCACCCTGCCGTCGGCTGCACTGCTCACCGCATTCGCCTTCGGCGTCGAGGCCGTCGGCGACATCGGCGACACCGGCTGGCTGCAGGGGCTCAAGGCGGCTGCCGTCGCGGTCGTCGCGCAGGCCGTGCTCGGCATGGCCCGCACGCTCGCGCCCGACACCAAGCGCGCGACCATCGCGATCGGTGCGATGATCGCCGTGCTGCTCATCCCGAGCTCGCTCGGCCAGGTGATCGTGATCGCCGCGGCCGCCGGGGCCGGCCTGCTGTGGCTGACTGCGCCGCCGACGACGATCGAAGATGCAGATGCCTTCACCGTCCGCGTACCCCGCGGCGTCGCCGTCGCGTGCCTCACCCTGTTCTTCGCACTGCTCGCGGCGCTGCCCATCGCGTACGCGGCGACGCACGACGCAGGCATCCGCCTCGTCGACATCTTCTACCGCTCGGGCGCGCTGGTCTTCGGCGGCGGCCATGTCGTGCTGCCTCTGCTGCAGGCGGGCACGGTGCAGACCGGGCTCGTGAGCCATACCGATTTCCTGGCGGGCTACGGCGCGGCGCAGGCGGTTCCGGGGCCGCTCTTCACGTTCGCGGCGTTCCTCGGGGCCGTCATGCAATCGGGCCCGACGGGCGTCGCGGGCGCGTCGATCGCGCTCCTCGCGATCTTCCTGCCCCCGGCGCTGCTGATCGTCGGGGCGCTGCCTTTCTGGGATGCGCTGCGCGCCGCCCCGCGCGTGCGCCGCGCGCTCATGGGAGTGAACGCCGGCGTCGTTGGCATCCTCGCCGCCGCGCTCTACGACCCGGTCTTCACGTCGGGCGTCACCTCGGCGCGTGCTCTCGCCGTCGCTGTCGCGGCGTTCCTGGCCCTGCAGTTCTGGAAGTCGCCGCCCTGGGCTGTCGTCATCGCGGCCGGCGTGATCGGGTTCCTCGTCCTGTGA
- a CDS encoding MSMEG_4193 family putative phosphomutase, whose translation MATVVLVRHGRTAANVAGVLAGRAAGVGLDEVGREQAARTAERLAAAPLAAVVSSPLMRCRQTARSIIARQTGTPETPLDRGFIEADYGTWQGRAIGELAREPLWDVVQSRPSVAEFPGGEALTAMQARALAALRRHDHAVEQRFGPASVFAVVTHADIIKSLIIDAQGRPLDEFQRIAIAPASLSIVRYSGGQADVLAMNSVSGALAIPSEARR comes from the coding sequence ATGGCCACCGTCGTTCTCGTCAGGCACGGTCGCACCGCCGCGAACGTCGCGGGCGTGCTGGCCGGCCGCGCAGCCGGGGTGGGCCTCGACGAGGTGGGCCGCGAGCAGGCTGCGCGCACCGCCGAGCGCCTCGCCGCCGCTCCGCTGGCGGCTGTCGTCTCGAGCCCGCTGATGCGCTGCCGCCAGACCGCGCGGTCGATCATCGCCCGGCAGACGGGAACCCCCGAGACACCGCTCGACCGCGGCTTCATCGAGGCCGACTACGGCACGTGGCAGGGCCGCGCGATCGGCGAGCTCGCCCGAGAGCCGCTGTGGGACGTGGTGCAGTCGCGGCCGTCTGTGGCCGAGTTCCCGGGCGGCGAGGCGCTGACCGCCATGCAGGCGCGGGCGCTCGCGGCGCTGCGCCGCCACGACCACGCTGTCGAGCAGCGATTCGGCCCGGCATCCGTCTTCGCAGTGGTCACCCACGCCGACATCATCAAGTCGCTCATCATCGACGCGCAGGGGCGCCCGCTCGACGAGTTCCAGCGGATCGCCATCGCCCCAGCATCCTTGTCGATCGTCCGTTACTCGGGTGGGCAGGCCGACGTGCTCGCGATGAACTCGGTCAGCGGCGCGCTCGCGATCCCGAGTGAGGCGCGTAGATGA
- a CDS encoding DUF72 domain-containing protein, which translates to MAEARGRAFIGTSAWQKDAWNGTFYPSGLAKTKELAYFAARLSTVEVNSTYHGLQSPSTFLKWHDAVPEHFVFAVKAHGAITHERRLRGAEHEVAAFLASGPLLLREKLGPFLWQLPPTLAFDPELIDGFLAALPRSVDEARSFIARHGGQVDDELAKVPDRPLRHSMEVRHGSFVNERYLELLRRHGVAAVITNSTERPVIDAVTADFVYVRFEDTRRRFPEGQTPEDLEHHAARVRAWLAGAGPDGAGRDVFFYFDDPDYKTTPTDRPPFDAIALQRLVGAAPLVAGATLQTSLW; encoded by the coding sequence ATGGCAGAGGCACGAGGCCGAGCATTCATCGGCACGTCGGCGTGGCAGAAGGATGCCTGGAACGGCACGTTCTACCCCAGTGGTCTTGCGAAGACGAAGGAGCTCGCCTACTTCGCGGCGCGGCTCTCGACGGTCGAGGTCAACTCGACCTACCACGGACTGCAGTCGCCATCGACGTTCCTCAAGTGGCACGACGCAGTGCCTGAGCACTTCGTCTTCGCCGTCAAGGCGCACGGGGCGATCACGCACGAACGACGACTCCGCGGTGCCGAGCATGAGGTCGCCGCGTTCCTCGCCTCGGGTCCGCTGCTGCTGCGCGAGAAGCTCGGGCCGTTCCTCTGGCAGCTTCCGCCCACGCTCGCGTTCGACCCGGAGCTGATAGACGGATTCCTCGCTGCGCTGCCGCGCTCCGTCGATGAGGCGCGCAGCTTCATCGCACGGCACGGCGGCCAGGTCGATGACGAGCTCGCTAAGGTACCCGATCGCCCGCTGCGGCACAGCATGGAGGTGCGTCATGGGAGCTTCGTGAACGAGCGCTATCTCGAACTGCTGCGTCGCCACGGAGTGGCTGCCGTCATAACGAACTCGACGGAGCGACCGGTCATCGACGCCGTCACCGCGGATTTCGTCTATGTGCGATTCGAGGACACCCGGCGGCGGTTCCCCGAAGGACAGACCCCTGAGGACCTCGAGCACCATGCCGCGCGCGTACGCGCGTGGCTGGCCGGGGCCGGGCCCGACGGTGCAGGCCGTGACGTCTTCTTCTACTTCGACGACCCGGACTACAAGACGACTCCGACAGACCGGCCGCCGTTCGACGCCATCGCGCTGCAGCGGCTCGTCGGGGCAGCGCCGCTCGTAGCGGGCGCCACGCTGCAGACGAGCCTCTGGTGA
- a CDS encoding DUF2255 family protein produces the protein MTWRPADLDALDLEYSLVLAAGDSGDEVELGFVIVEGAVFIRAYSGPSSTWFQAARAAGRGTVEFGDQTLEITFTDASAEASVIDAAYFEKYGPAASLATSADARAATLQLDAAR, from the coding sequence ATGACCTGGCGCCCCGCTGACCTTGATGCCCTCGACCTCGAATACTCGCTCGTGCTCGCCGCGGGCGACTCCGGCGACGAGGTCGAGCTCGGCTTCGTGATAGTCGAAGGCGCCGTCTTCATCCGCGCCTACAGCGGGCCGAGCTCGACGTGGTTCCAGGCCGCGCGCGCCGCGGGGCGGGGCACGGTCGAATTCGGCGATCAGACCCTTGAGATCACCTTCACGGACGCCTCGGCTGAAGCATCCGTCATCGATGCCGCCTACTTCGAGAAGTACGGGCCCGCCGCCTCGCTCGCCACCAGCGCAGACGCGCGCGCCGCGACTCTGCAGCTCGACGCCGCGCGCTGA
- a CDS encoding anthranilate synthase component I family protein — protein sequence MIERAATWVDPEAAFLALDRGSEVVWLDSGPDAVDGISVIGWPGAAARRLSARTATDVSPMLAALKADLAELLERVGSVDADRPVGSAKVGAGLLPAWAGWFSHEFGSALLGVPTAAAGGALAAMMLVERAVVFDHGARVVKVVAADLDGDWVEATLRALEGASAEASDPPAATEHVEILRAHDDAGYLGLIRASQAHIAAGDAYQLCLTEQWSAPRPSSPVDVYRRLRRLAPSHHGGYLRLGGLELLSASPERFVEVRDGVAATRPMKGTRPRAAEAAADAALAAELLASEKEQAENLMIVDLVRNDLSRVSELGSVTVDELFGLESYRTVHQLVSTVRGRLAPGMGATDAFAALFPAGSMTGAPKRRSVELLAELEGMPRGAYAGAFGYFAADGPADFATTIRTIVVDGDRATFGTGGGITASSEPEAELAEMKLKAAAQIAALGG from the coding sequence ATGATCGAGCGCGCAGCGACCTGGGTCGACCCGGAGGCGGCGTTTCTCGCACTCGACCGGGGCAGCGAAGTGGTGTGGCTCGATTCCGGGCCCGATGCCGTCGACGGCATCAGCGTGATCGGGTGGCCAGGCGCTGCCGCGCGTCGGCTGAGCGCGCGCACCGCGACGGATGTCTCGCCGATGCTCGCCGCGTTGAAGGCGGATCTCGCTGAACTTCTCGAGCGCGTTGGCAGCGTTGATGCCGACCGGCCCGTGGGGTCCGCAAAGGTCGGGGCCGGACTGCTGCCCGCATGGGCGGGGTGGTTCTCGCACGAGTTCGGGTCGGCGCTGCTGGGGGTGCCGACCGCGGCCGCCGGCGGTGCGCTCGCCGCGATGATGCTGGTCGAACGGGCTGTCGTCTTCGACCACGGCGCTCGCGTCGTGAAGGTCGTCGCGGCCGACCTCGACGGCGACTGGGTCGAGGCGACGCTGCGCGCGCTCGAGGGGGCTTCGGCCGAGGCATCCGACCCGCCAGCCGCGACCGAGCACGTCGAGATCTTGCGCGCGCATGATGACGCGGGTTATCTCGGGCTGATCCGGGCGAGTCAGGCGCATATCGCCGCGGGGGACGCCTACCAGCTGTGCCTCACCGAGCAGTGGTCGGCGCCGCGACCGTCATCGCCGGTCGACGTGTATCGGCGGCTGCGTCGGCTCGCGCCGAGTCATCACGGCGGCTACCTGCGGCTCGGCGGACTCGAGCTGCTGAGCGCCTCGCCCGAGCGGTTCGTCGAGGTGCGCGACGGCGTCGCCGCGACGCGACCGATGAAGGGCACGCGGCCTCGGGCGGCCGAGGCCGCCGCAGACGCCGCGCTCGCCGCAGAGCTGCTCGCGAGCGAGAAGGAGCAAGCCGAGAACCTGATGATCGTCGACCTGGTGCGCAACGACCTGTCCCGAGTGAGCGAACTCGGCTCGGTGACCGTCGACGAGTTGTTCGGCCTCGAGAGCTACCGCACCGTGCACCAGCTGGTGAGCACGGTGAGGGGGCGGCTGGCTCCGGGCATGGGGGCGACGGATGCCTTCGCCGCGCTCTTCCCCGCGGGGTCGATGACCGGCGCGCCGAAGCGGCGTTCGGTTGAGCTGCTGGCCGAGCTCGAAGGCATGCCGCGCGGGGCATATGCGGGCGCCTTCGGCTACTTCGCGGCGGACGGGCCGGCGGATTTCGCGACGACGATCCGGACGATCGTCGTCGACGGCGATCGCGCGACCTTCGGCACCGGCGGGGGGATCACGGCCTCGTCGGAGCCCGAGGCGGAGCTCGCCGAGATGAAGCTCAAGGCGGCCGCCCAGATCGCCGCGCTCGGCGGGTAG
- a CDS encoding SCO1664 family protein produces the protein MTDAAAGHPDGELRLIGRIPTASNAAFLASVGETPVIYKPTAGEKPLWDFPDGDLAQREVAAYLVSEALGWGIVPPTWLRDGPFGAGMVQLWREPSGPRAVELSPPEARADDGRRRVFDIIGEPDFPVAILHEDSAALRHIAVFDVIVNNADRKGGHILEMPGGHRHGVDHGLTFHVDDKLRTVLWGWVGDELTDAELAGVAAVRAALASALGVALAELLNPYELEMLDFRCELLLTEHRFPAPQGSWHTVPWPLM, from the coding sequence ATGACGGATGCCGCGGCTGGCCACCCCGACGGCGAGCTGCGCCTCATCGGGCGCATCCCGACCGCGTCCAACGCGGCGTTCCTGGCGTCGGTCGGTGAGACGCCGGTGATCTACAAGCCGACCGCCGGCGAGAAGCCTCTGTGGGACTTCCCCGACGGCGACCTCGCCCAGCGCGAGGTCGCGGCCTACCTCGTCTCAGAGGCGCTCGGCTGGGGCATCGTGCCGCCGACCTGGCTGCGCGACGGGCCGTTCGGCGCGGGCATGGTGCAGCTGTGGCGCGAGCCGAGCGGCCCGCGTGCGGTCGAGCTGTCACCGCCGGAAGCGCGGGCGGATGATGGTCGCCGGCGCGTGTTCGACATCATCGGCGAGCCCGACTTCCCCGTCGCGATCCTGCACGAGGACTCGGCCGCGCTGCGCCATATCGCCGTCTTCGACGTGATCGTGAACAACGCCGACCGCAAGGGCGGCCACATCCTCGAGATGCCGGGCGGCCACCGCCACGGTGTCGACCACGGCCTCACCTTTCACGTCGACGACAAGCTGCGCACGGTGCTGTGGGGCTGGGTCGGCGACGAGCTGACGGATGCCGAGCTGGCCGGCGTCGCAGCCGTGCGGGCGGCCCTCGCGAGCGCGCTCGGAGTCGCCCTCGCCGAGCTGCTGAACCCGTACGAGCTCGAGATGCTCGACTTCCGCTGCGAGCTGCTGCTCACGGAACACCGCTTCCCTGCGCCGCAGGGCAGCTGGCACACGGTGCCGTGGCCGCTCATGTGA
- the glgX gene encoding glycogen debranching protein GlgX produces the protein MSPRRQISRSLGVRLIEGGAEFAVYSENADAVAVCVVGADGTETRTDLGDRTGHVFHGFVRGVEPGTRYGLRVTGPSDPASGLRFDDSKLLLDPYATATTDASDGTILGVVTDPRSFDWGDDAPPRTPLADTVVYELHVKGFTKTMPGVPEELRGTYAGLAHGAAIDYLRDLGVTAVELMPVHRFVQDGHLLEKGLRNYWGYNSLAFLAPHPEYAAADDPLAQVDEFKTMVAALHAAGIEVILDVVYNHTAEGNHDGPTLSLKGIDNPSYYRLVEGDPEHYFDTTGTGNSLNVGHPAALALIMDSLRYWVTEMHVDGFRFDLATTLTRQGGDPDVHSAFLALTHQDPTLAPVKLIAEPWDTAGYQVGGFPADWSEWNGRYRDDVRDFWRGRPGILGTFSQRVLGSPDVYEASRRSPLSSVNFVTAHDGFTLADLTSYDEKHNEANGEGGADGESDNRSSGYGAEGPTDDEGINRLRTRQRKNFLATLLLSAGVPMLLGGDERGRTQGGNNNAYCQDNETSWFDWEHGDDELLDLTRRLIALRRAEPALQPDWYREAPGTGILRSVDLRRADGRRFVASDWLRAEHRAIVFILGHAGHDAFAVLMNAAENGVEFSLPRPPHHAWRLELTSDEGLAVEVARRLTLAPRSFAVLRSTRSLR, from the coding sequence GTGAGCCCGCGCCGACAGATCTCCCGCTCGCTCGGCGTCCGCCTCATCGAGGGCGGCGCCGAGTTCGCGGTGTACAGCGAGAACGCAGACGCAGTGGCAGTGTGCGTCGTCGGCGCCGACGGCACGGAGACCCGCACCGACCTCGGCGACCGCACCGGCCACGTGTTCCACGGGTTCGTTCGCGGCGTGGAGCCCGGCACACGCTACGGCCTGCGCGTCACGGGGCCGTCGGACCCGGCATCCGGCCTGCGGTTCGACGACAGCAAGCTGCTGCTCGACCCGTATGCGACCGCGACGACGGATGCTTCGGACGGCACGATCCTCGGCGTCGTGACCGACCCCCGCTCGTTCGACTGGGGCGACGACGCGCCGCCGCGCACGCCGCTCGCCGACACGGTCGTCTACGAGCTGCACGTGAAGGGCTTCACGAAGACGATGCCCGGCGTCCCCGAGGAGCTGCGCGGCACGTACGCCGGCCTCGCCCACGGCGCGGCGATCGACTACCTGCGCGATCTCGGCGTGACGGCCGTCGAGCTGATGCCGGTGCACCGCTTCGTGCAGGACGGGCACCTGCTTGAGAAGGGCTTGCGGAACTACTGGGGCTACAACTCGCTCGCGTTCCTCGCGCCTCATCCCGAGTACGCCGCAGCGGACGACCCGCTCGCCCAGGTCGACGAGTTCAAGACGATGGTCGCGGCGCTGCACGCGGCCGGCATCGAGGTGATCCTCGACGTGGTCTACAACCACACGGCCGAGGGCAACCACGACGGCCCGACGCTGAGTCTCAAGGGCATCGACAACCCGTCCTACTACCGCCTCGTCGAGGGCGACCCGGAGCACTACTTCGACACGACCGGCACGGGCAACAGTCTCAACGTGGGGCATCCGGCGGCCCTCGCCCTGATCATGGACTCGCTGCGCTACTGGGTGACCGAGATGCACGTCGACGGGTTCCGTTTCGACCTCGCGACGACGCTCACGCGGCAGGGCGGCGACCCCGACGTGCACAGCGCGTTCCTCGCGCTGACCCATCAGGATCCGACGCTCGCGCCGGTGAAGCTGATCGCGGAGCCGTGGGACACCGCGGGCTATCAGGTGGGCGGCTTCCCTGCCGACTGGTCGGAGTGGAACGGCCGCTACCGGGACGACGTGCGCGACTTCTGGCGCGGGCGGCCCGGGATCCTCGGCACGTTCTCGCAGCGCGTGCTCGGAAGCCCCGACGTATACGAGGCGTCGCGGCGCTCACCGCTGTCGAGCGTGAACTTCGTGACGGCGCACGACGGGTTCACGCTCGCCGACCTGACCAGCTACGACGAGAAGCACAACGAGGCCAACGGCGAGGGCGGCGCAGACGGGGAATCCGACAACCGCTCCTCGGGCTACGGCGCAGAGGGGCCGACCGACGACGAGGGCATCAACCGGCTGCGCACCCGGCAACGCAAGAACTTCCTCGCGACTCTGCTGCTGTCGGCCGGCGTGCCGATGCTGCTCGGCGGCGATGAGCGCGGGCGCACCCAGGGCGGCAACAACAACGCCTACTGCCAGGACAACGAGACGTCGTGGTTCGACTGGGAGCACGGCGACGACGAGCTGCTCGACCTCACGCGCAGGCTCATCGCGCTGCGCAGGGCGGAACCCGCCCTGCAACCCGACTGGTATCGAGAGGCGCCCGGAACCGGCATCCTGCGCTCGGTCGACCTGCGCCGCGCGGACGGCCGGCGGTTCGTCGCATCGGACTGGCTGCGCGCCGAGCACCGGGCGATCGTGTTCATCCTCGGCCACGCGGGCCACGACGCGTTCGCGGTGCTGATGAACGCGGCGGAGAACGGGGTCGAGTTCTCGCTGCCGCGACCGCCGCATCACGCCTGGCGGCTCGAGCTCACGAGCGACGAAGGCCTCGCGGTCGAGGTCGCCCGCCGGCTGACGCTCGCGCCGCGGTCGTTCGCCGTGCTGCGCTCGACGCGATCACTGCGCTGA
- a CDS encoding DEAD/DEAH box helicase gives MTDTDSAQPATDDASAAPAFTDLGLSDAVLKALKDVGYETPSAIQAATIPLLLEGRDVVGLAQTGTGKTAAFALPIVSRLDISQKTPQALVLSPTRELALQVSEAFESYMAHVRGAHVLPIYGGQGYGTQLSALRRGVHVVVGTPGRIMDHLEKGTLDLSELKYLVLDEADEMLKMGFAEDVETILAETPDEKQVALFSATMPAQIRRISKTYLHDPQEVTVKTKTTTSANTTQRYLVVSYPQKVDALTRILEVENFDGMIVFVRTKNETETLAEKLRARGYTAAAINGDVPQAQRERTVEQLKAAKLDILVATDVAARGLDVERISHVVNYDLPIDTESYVHRIGRTGRAGRSGAAISFVTPRERRMLGTIEKATRQPITQMQLPTVDDINSTRLTRFDDAITTALEQEGRISAFRDIIAHYVEHHDVPETDVAAALAVVAQGDEPLLLSPEDVLRPPVERDDRRGRDRDGGRGDRFDRSDASGRRGRDRGARSGGALAPYRIEVGKRQHVEPRQIVGALANEGGLSRDDFGAIKIFPDFSIVELPAELGADTLRRLESTRISGRLIELAPDQGRKPRRPRRD, from the coding sequence ATGACCGACACGGATTCCGCGCAGCCCGCCACCGATGACGCAAGCGCCGCGCCGGCGTTCACCGACCTCGGCCTGAGCGACGCGGTGCTCAAAGCGCTGAAAGACGTCGGCTATGAGACGCCGTCGGCGATCCAGGCGGCGACGATCCCGCTGCTTCTCGAGGGCCGCGACGTCGTCGGCCTCGCCCAGACCGGCACCGGAAAGACGGCTGCGTTCGCGCTGCCGATCGTCTCGCGCCTCGACATCTCTCAGAAGACACCCCAGGCTCTCGTCCTGTCGCCCACCCGCGAGCTGGCGCTGCAGGTCTCGGAGGCGTTCGAGAGCTACATGGCGCACGTGCGCGGCGCGCATGTGCTGCCGATCTACGGCGGCCAGGGCTACGGCACGCAGCTGTCGGCGCTGCGGCGCGGCGTGCACGTCGTCGTCGGCACGCCCGGCCGCATCATGGACCACCTCGAGAAGGGCACCCTCGACCTCTCCGAGCTCAAGTACCTCGTGCTCGACGAGGCGGACGAGATGCTGAAGATGGGCTTCGCCGAAGACGTCGAGACGATCCTCGCCGAGACGCCGGACGAAAAGCAGGTCGCACTGTTCTCGGCGACGATGCCCGCGCAGATCCGCCGCATCTCGAAGACCTACCTGCACGACCCGCAGGAGGTCACGGTCAAGACGAAGACCACGACCAGTGCGAACACCACGCAGCGCTACCTCGTCGTCTCGTACCCGCAGAAGGTCGACGCCCTCACCCGCATCCTCGAGGTCGAGAACTTCGACGGGATGATCGTGTTCGTCCGCACCAAGAACGAGACCGAGACACTCGCCGAGAAGCTGCGCGCCCGCGGCTACACGGCCGCCGCGATCAACGGCGACGTGCCGCAGGCGCAGCGCGAGCGCACGGTCGAGCAGCTGAAGGCGGCGAAGCTCGACATCCTGGTGGCGACAGATGTCGCGGCCCGCGGCCTCGACGTCGAGCGCATCAGCCACGTGGTCAACTACGACCTGCCGATCGACACCGAGTCGTACGTGCACCGCATCGGCCGCACGGGGCGCGCGGGTCGCAGCGGCGCCGCGATCAGCTTCGTCACCCCGCGCGAGCGTCGTATGCTCGGCACGATCGAGAAGGCGACCAGGCAGCCGATCACGCAGATGCAGCTGCCGACCGTCGACGACATCAACTCGACGCGCCTCACCCGCTTCGACGACGCGATCACGACGGCGCTCGAGCAGGAAGGCCGTATCTCGGCGTTCCGCGACATCATCGCCCACTACGTCGAACACCACGATGTGCCGGAGACCGACGTCGCCGCGGCGCTGGCCGTCGTCGCGCAGGGCGACGAGCCGCTGCTGCTCTCGCCGGAAGACGTGCTGCGCCCGCCGGTCGAGCGTGACGACCGGCGCGGGCGCGACCGCGATGGGGGGCGCGGCGATCGATTCGATCGGTCGGATGCCTCAGGCCGGCGCGGTCGTGACCGTGGCGCGCGCTCAGGTGGCGCCCTCGCGCCCTACCGCATCGAGGTCGGCAAGCGGCAGCACGTCGAGCCGCGCCAGATCGTGGGCGCGCTCGCGAACGAGGGCGGCCTGAGCCGCGACGACTTCGGCGCGATCAAGATCTTCCCCGACTTCTCGATCGTCGAGCTGCCCGCCGAGCTCGGCGCCGACACGCTGCGCCGGCTGGAGAGCACCCGCATCAGCGGCCGGCTCATCGAGCTCGCGCCCGACCAGGGTCGCAAGCCGCGCAGGCCGCGCCGCGACTGA
- a CDS encoding 5-methyltetrahydropteroyltriglutamate--homocysteine S-methyltransferase produces MSVDPPFRSDIVGSFLRPESVKLARADYELGLLDADQLRVIENAAIVDVLGRQRDSGLRAVTDGELRRAWWHYDFFDGLDGVSVVDSDHGIQFTGVSTANKVLRVSDRIGFSSTHPFLAHYSYLHENAPAGLLPKMTIPSPTVLHFRLDADAVTTTAYVDHEDAFDDLAAAYRDAVRAFYDAGCRYLQFDDTAWAYLCSEVELEKAAARGIRTEGLAERYAELINASLAGKPSDMVVTTHVCRGNFRSTWISSGGYEPIAEQLLANTDYDGYFLEYDSERAGGFEPLRFLPHGAKTVVLGLITSKSGELEDVDAIKRRIEEATEFAPLEQLALSPQCGFASTEEGNLLTEEQQWAKVREVVAIAEDVWG; encoded by the coding sequence GTGAGTGTCGATCCTCCGTTCCGCAGTGACATCGTCGGCAGCTTCCTGCGCCCGGAGAGCGTGAAGCTCGCCCGCGCCGACTATGAGCTCGGCCTGCTCGACGCGGACCAGCTGCGCGTGATCGAGAACGCCGCCATCGTCGACGTGCTCGGGCGGCAGCGGGACTCAGGGCTGCGCGCCGTGACCGACGGCGAGCTCAGGCGCGCGTGGTGGCACTACGACTTCTTCGACGGGCTCGACGGGGTCTCAGTGGTCGACTCTGACCACGGAATCCAATTCACGGGCGTCTCGACCGCGAACAAGGTGCTTCGGGTCAGCGACCGCATCGGGTTCTCATCGACGCACCCGTTCCTGGCGCACTACAGCTATCTGCACGAGAACGCGCCGGCCGGTCTGCTTCCCAAGATGACCATCCCGTCGCCGACGGTGCTCCACTTCCGATTGGACGCCGACGCGGTGACGACCACTGCCTACGTCGACCATGAGGACGCGTTCGACGACCTCGCCGCCGCCTACCGCGACGCCGTTCGGGCGTTCTACGACGCCGGGTGCCGGTACCTGCAGTTCGACGACACCGCCTGGGCGTACCTCTGCTCCGAGGTCGAGCTCGAGAAGGCGGCCGCCCGAGGCATCCGCACCGAGGGCCTCGCCGAGCGGTATGCCGAGCTGATCAACGCGTCGCTCGCAGGCAAGCCGTCGGACATGGTCGTGACGACCCATGTGTGCCGCGGGAACTTCCGGTCGACCTGGATCTCGTCGGGCGGCTACGAGCCCATCGCCGAGCAGTTGCTCGCGAACACGGACTACGACGGGTACTTCCTCGAGTACGACAGCGAGCGCGCGGGCGGATTCGAGCCCCTGAGGTTCCTGCCGCACGGTGCGAAGACGGTGGTGCTCGGCCTGATCACGTCGAAGTCGGGGGAGCTCGAGGATGTCGACGCGATCAAACGGCGCATCGAGGAGGCGACCGAGTTCGCGCCGCTCGAGCAGCTCGCCCTCAGCCCGCAGTGCGGCTTCGCCTCGACGGAGGAGGGCAATCTGCTGACCGAGGAGCAGCAGTGGGCGAAGGTGCGCGAGGTCGTCGCGATCGCCGAGGACGTCTGGGGCTGA